One segment of Panicum virgatum strain AP13 chromosome 1K, P.virgatum_v5, whole genome shotgun sequence DNA contains the following:
- the LOC120642827 gene encoding protein NLP3-like: MRCGGDRPGMVVEMEANMDGVIQWFDLRLDRDGGGRGSDASGSDRSRSGGAGGGGGGTEGKEEVGGGGGAVKERIARALRIYKEAAAGDGGGALVQVWAPARDGGRRVLATRGQPFVLAPPQCHRLFQYRTVSLTHAFPVGGAGVPGERGLPGRVFDAGAPEWTPNVQYYGTGEYARISYALIYDIQAALALPILDPGTGSCVAVVELVTSSPRLRFAAEVDKLSKALQAVALRGAGICRPAAEVSDDDEAAQLAMSEVSDILTTVGEAHRLPLAQAWVRCKRCNTSTEHAATLTAAGTPFYLAGDADQILIGFREACVEHHLRPGRGGLVEEAAAARGPRFCADVTKYSMDAYPLAHHARFCGLAGCLAVCVQLRRGDDDDDASMDDGSREQCVLEFFLPTDCRDGAAQKAAADAVAATITELFGDGHLKAITISGLQDLAFEIVADGECVLRHDGVVMADAPELELNDHGEDERDSDEEGLHLATAVGAADIEAPKMNDGDENGDKDPRSQIVEEKKKAKRKGEKTVSLEVLHRYFSGSLKDAARSLGVCPTTMKRICRQHDISRWPFRKIAKANRSLDKIKRVFESVPGSTNPMTASTAAAAVSHQAPAAATARGGPALPCLSSALRVTSSQGSCQAPPPPRDAALRTPLRGVDAGVVTVKASYRGDIVRFRVPSSAGVATVKGEVAKRLGLEASEFDVKYLDDDNEWVLLSCDADFQECLEVVPAVSGAAASSGSALAQPVVRLMVQEAPENHGSSCGSSE; this comes from the exons ATGCGGTGCGGGGGGGATCGCCCGGGCATGGTGGTGGAGATGGAGGCGAACATGGACGGGGTGATCCAGTGGTTCGACCTCCGCCTCGACCgcgacggcggtggccgggGGAGCGATGCAA GTGGGAGTGATCGgagccggagcggcggcgccggcggcggaggaggaggaacggaggggaaggaggaggtcggcggaggagggggagcgGTGAAGGAGCGGATCGCGCGGGCGCTGAGGATCTACaaggaagcggcggcgggggacggcggcggcgcgctggtgCAGGTGTGGGCGCCGGCGCGGGACGGGGGCCGCCGCGTGCTGGCCACGCGGGGCCAGCCCTTCGTGCTGGCGCCGCCGCAGTGCCACCGCCTGTTCCAGTACCGGACCGTCTCGCTCACGCACGCCTTCcccgtcggcggcgccggcgtgcccGGGGAGCGCGGCCTGCCGGGCCGGGTGTTCGACGCCGGCGCGCCCGAGTGGACGCCCAACGTGCAGTACTACGGCACCGGCGAGTACGCGCGCATCAGCTACGCGCTCATCTACGACATCCAGGCTGCCCTCGCGCTGCCCATCCTCGACCCCGGCACGGGCTCctgcgtcgccgtcgtcgagctggtcacctcctcgcccaggCTCCGCTTCGCCGCCGAGGTCGACAAGCTCTCCAAGGCCCTCCAG GCAGTGGCGTTGAGAGGTGCAGGGATCTGCCGCCCTGCAGCCGAG GTTTCtgacgacgacgaggcggctCAGCTGGCCATGTCCGAGGTGTCAGACATCTTGACCACCGTGGGTGAAGCTCACAGGCTGCCATTGGCGCAGGCCTGGGTCAGATGCAAGCGCTGCAACACCAGCACGGAGCACGCCGCCACCCTGACGGCCGCCGGCACCCCGTTctacctcgccggcgacgcagaCCAAATCCTCATCGGCTTCCGCGAGGCCTGCGTCGAGCACCACTTGCGTCCCGGCCGGGGCGGGCtcgtcgaggaggcggcggcggcgcgagggcccCGCTTCTGCGCCGACGTCACCAAGTACTCCATGGACGCGTACCCGCTCGCGCACCACGCGCGCTTCTGCGGCCTCGCGGGCTGCCTCGCCGTGTGCGTGCAGCTGCgccgcggcgacgacgacgacgatgcgtCCATGGATGACGGCAGCCGGGAACAGTGCGTGCTGGAGTTCTTTCTCCCGACGGACTGCAGAGACGGCGCGGcgcagaaggcggcggcggacgctgTCGCGGCCACGATCACGGAACTCTTTGGCGATGGCCACCTGAAGGCGATCACTATAAGCGGGTTGCAGGATTTGGCTTTTGAGATCGTTGCAGACGGCGAGTGCGTGCTACGGCATGATGGTGTCGTCATGGCTGATGCCCCTGAGCTTGAGCTGAACGATCATGGAGAGGATGAGAGGGATTCAGACGAGGAGGGTCTACATCTGGCAACAGCTGTGGGTGCTGCAGACATTGAAGCACCCAAGATGAACGATGGTGATGAAAATGGAGACAAGGATCCAAGATCACAAATTGTTgaggagaaaaagaaggcaaAAAGAAAGGGTGAAAAAACTGTCAGCTTGGAGGTACTGCATCGGTACTTCTCAGGGAGCCTGAAAGATGCGGCGAGGAGCCTAGGCG TTTGTCCGACAACGATGAAGCGCATCTGCAGGCAGCACGACATCTCCAGATGGCCATTCCGCAAGATCGCCAAGGCTAACCGTTCCCTCGACAAGATCAAGCGTGTCTTTGAATCGGTGCCAGGCTCAACAAACCCCATGACCGCTTCgactgcggctgctgctgtttcTCACCAAGCTCCAGCTGCGGCTACTGCTCGCGGTGGCCCTGCCCTGCCATGCCTATCAAGTGCTCTGAGAGTGACCTCCTCCCAAGGCTCATGCCAAGCTCCACCTCCTCCCAGGGACGCAGCTCTGCGCACGCCCTTGCGCGGCGTGGACGCCGGCGTGGTGACGGTCAAGGCCAGCTACAGAGGGGACATCGTCAGGTTCAGGGTGCCAAGCTCTGCAGGCGTGGCGACGGTGAAGGGGGAGGTGGCCAAGAGGCTGGGGCTGGAGGCCAGCGAGTTCGACGTCAAGTACCTGGACGATGACAACGAGTGGGTGCTCTTGTCCTGCGACGCTGACTTCCAGGAGTGCCTCGAGGTCGTTCCAGCGGTGTCAGGAGCGGCGGCGTCGTCCGGCTCCGCATTGGCTCAGCCGGTGGTCAGGCTGATGGTTCAGGAGGCACCGGAAAACCATGGGAGCTCCTGTGGCAGTTCAGAGTAG
- the LOC120647914 gene encoding uncharacterized protein LOC120647914, translating into MAEGGDAAGSGSRQGGGEVATGKKEHGSLALVQGHIEVGSSRVSPGQIYRLVQSFSPRKRELVEAIGFGGMLNVPNLTKLNLKLSLWLLNQVDIESQAIVVGDNHMIRFFDGDVHKVFGIPCGPRKIDGRDAHVSQEAVAFMRESLGLVDRESHSLKRIESFLTKELTESSSQLEHECFQIAFVIYVMGHLLAPSVKHDYVSIDYWGALKCADHIVHYNWCEYVIRCVLEAASKVQSASPAKGTIQLPGCHLFLQVFYLDNIDVGPYNLPHNVFPRISVFDNDRMRVMIQRSVICGGSDDICAFAMPRVAESVCYQRRRVERSMSRGEALTPKCRTARRAYSTPAEQTAPASGDPDGCAHAGTSRFRSSTPQVADIGKFLNPGGLFEYLKIKYPNIIGSGVVNLLKRHNANCVRHYVEHQRQLIKENILLAEGLIEMIGQECIASSEKGQGVSRLKTPPGIGTRRCSSEGFMGHRLEVDDSEGTRRAIAESLRGHRLEFSDSEGHGESSMMDSMLHDNRHPSSDIRRKRGSFNSLGGDADRIKRFTSEGSVSVQSGKSRLLEDRSDMPSFDLGIDDDVEVEVTQVHRGEISSPLTVTPTGSAAAKRKLSPRSSNKNYSELLIGGMLMLEDDKGTSSEGKVLFGASTTTPLPRRKLAFGGFAPNPFYNGHVHRKPTPESILSLSIWVTGQYVTALARPWVTHPYPRHIEVTGFEIKRQFSPQRHDFYVDNKYIRDRLVDASISTMK; encoded by the exons ATGGCGGAG GGAGGGGATGCGGCCGGATCTGGGAGCAGACAAGGTGGGGGAGAAGTAGCCACCGGGAAGAAGGAACATGGAAGTCTGGCTTTGGTGCAAGGGCACATCGAGGTTGGTAGCTCCCGTGTTTCCCCAGGTCAGATCTATCGGCTTGTGCAGTCATTTTCACCAAGGAAAAGGGAGCTTGTGGAGGCAATTGGTTTCGGTGGTATGCTGAATGTGCCTAATCTGACCAAGCTGAACCTGAAGCTTAGCTTATGGTTGCTGAATCAAGTTGATATCGAATCACAAGCAATTGTGGTTGGTGATAACCATATGATCCGTTTCTTCGATGGTGATGTGCACAAAGTGTTTGGAATACCATGTGGGCCACGGAAAATTGATGGACGTGATGCACATGTATCGCAAGAAGCAGTGGCGTTTATGCGGGAATCACTTGGTCTAGTCGACCGGGAATCCCACAGTTTGAAACGCATCGAGAGTTTCCTGACAAAGGAACTAACAGAAAGCTCTAGCCAGCTGGAGCACGAATGTTTCCAAATTGCTTTTGTTATTTATGTCATGGGCCATCTACTAGCACCATCAGTAAAGCATGACTATGTCAGCATAGACTACTGGGGCGCTTTGAAGTGTGCTGATCACATAGTCCACTATAACTGGTGTGAGTACGTCATCAGATGTGTGTTGGAAGCTGCAAGTAAAGTTCAGTCGGCATCTCCTGCGAAGGGAACAATACAACTTCCAGGATGCCATCTGTTCCTTCAG GTGTTTTATTTGGACAATATTGATGTTGGGCCATACAATTTGCCGCACAATGTGTTCCCAAGGATAAGTGTGTTTGATAATGATAGGATGAGGGTTATGATACAGCGGAGTGTTATTTGTGGCGGGTCAGATGATATATGCGCGTTTGCTATG CCTAGGGTTGCTGAAAGCGTGTGCTACCAAAGGAGACGTGTGGAGAGGTCGATGTCTAGGGGTGAAGCATTAACACCCAAGTGCCGCACTGCACGAAGAGCGTACAGCACACCAGCTGAACAAACTGCTCCTGCTTCTGGTGATCCAGATGGATGTGCTCATGCTGGGACCTCCAGATTTCGGAGTTCTACACCTCAGGTTGCTGACATTGGAAAGTTCCTGAACCCAGGAGGATTGTTTGAGTACTTGAAGATTAAATATCCAAACATT ATCGGAAGTGGTGTAGTCAACCTTCTGAAGAGACACAATGCCAATTGTGTAAGGCATTATGTAGAACATCAGCGTCAGCTTATAAAGGAAAATATATTGTTGGCGGAGGGCTTAATTGAGATGATAGGCCAGGAATGTATTGCAAGCAGTGAGAAGGGTCAAGGGGTCTCGAGGTTGAAGACTCCTCCTG GTATCGGTACAAGGCGGTGTAGTAGTGAAGGTTTCATGGGCCATAGATTGGAGGTGGATGATTCTGAAGGTACAAGGCGAGCTATTGCTGAAAGTTTGAGGGGCCATAGATTGGAGTTTAGTGATTCTGAAG GACATGGGGAGAGTTCAATGATGGACAGCATGCTGCATGACAATCGACATCCATCATCGGATATTCGTAGAAAGAGAGGCAGCTTCAACTCCTTAGGTGGCGATGCAGATAGGATAAAGCGTTTTACGTCGGAAG GAAGTGTGTCTGTTCAATCGGGGAAGTCACGGCTGCTGGAAGATCGATCTGATATGCCATCATTTGATCtaggaattgatgatgatgttgAGGTTGAGGTAACTCAAGTACACAGGGGAGAAATATCTAGTCCCTTGACTGTGACACCTACCGGTAGCGCAGCAGCAAAACGAAAATTGTCTCCAAGATCTTCGAATAAAAACTACAGCGAGCTTTTGATAGGTGGGATGCTAATGCTTGAGGATGACAAAGGGACTAGTAGTGAGGGTAAGGTTTTGTTTGGTGCATCCACAACTACACCACTTCCGAGACGGAAGCTTGCATTTGGGGGCTTCGCACCTAATCCTTTCTACAATGGTCATGTGCATCGGAAACCAACCCCTGAATCCATTCTGTCTCTGTCTATATGGGTGACGGGACAATATGTTACGGCTTTAGCCAG GCCATGGGTGACGCACCCATATCCACGTCATATTGAAGTTACTGGTTTTGAAATCAAGCGTCAATTCTCCCCCCAG AGGCATGATTTTTATGTGGATAACAAATACAtacgggaccgtttagttgatgCATCAATAAGTACTATGAAGTAG
- the LOC120642941 gene encoding protein STRUBBELIG-RECEPTOR FAMILY 1-like translates to MRGGREHLGVALWLAFCLLRLHAFPFPIPFVEPYTRQQDVDAINDLYAALGLPDLDGWTALGGDPCKEAWQGVQCDGPKVTAIELRGAGLGGKLSHTLGDFTAVTLLDLSDNKIGGVIPQSLPPALTQLDLSSNSLGGELPDSMAKLSSLSTLHVQNNQLSGTLDVLEDLPLKDLNVENNQFSGPIPEKLLSIPKFLRDGNKFTIPPVPGFSPTPGTPPPLVSSTSPPSPEHVPAPPAAVISGSHPPIYVIPATPQDAPPRHKNKVSPAKAAGFSILAAGSLSITVVAIVFTVSKWRQKRSLRVRYLRGVEMSTQSWVREPPTVSAVAKPERERHSGAEGKIDWPPKDYVKAPGSSIHPSFKNSSKDIIVPDKNVQGSSEGPTQQFPFTFFTVASLQQHTNSFSDQNLIRETCFGKIYLADHPGSKFSVLKLGGDTAKMPAAEFLKIVQEISELRHPNVEELVGCCVDHGQRLLVYKHLSDSTLNDMMQFEHRASDPAETLSWDARIAVALEAATALEYLHEESHKQVVHRHFRPEHILIDGELRVSVSGIGLAPFVPQLSDYCGATMSYEPPEAAWTAKGDVFSFGVVMLQLLTGRKPYDSSRARGERHLVPWASPRLHDLAALGKMADPRLGAPPVRSLSLSRFADIIGRCIQQEAEFRPAMSQVAQDLRRALEDARAEAGSGGAAQA, encoded by the exons ATGCGCGGCGGCAGAGAGCACCTGGGGGTGGCGCTGTGGCTCGCCTTCTGCTTGCTGCGGCTGCACGCGTTCCCGTTCCCCATCCCCTTCGTCGAACCCTACACGAGACAGCAAGACG TTGATGCTATCAACGACCTGTACGCGGCCCTGGGCTTGCCGGACCTCGACGGCTGGACGGCTTTAGGAGGGGACCCCTGCAAAGAAGCATGGCAAGGGGTGCAGTGCGATGGCCCGAAAGTGACCGCAAT AGAGCTCCGAGGTGCGGGCCTGGGAGGGAAGCTGAGTCACACACTCGGAGATTTCACTGCCGTCACACTGCT AGACCTCAGCGACAACAAAATCGGCGGCGTGATACCGCAGAGCTTACCGCCTGCGCTGACTCAACT AGATCTTTCTTCAAATAGTCTCGGCGGCGAACTTCCGGATTCCATGGCAAAGCTAAGCTCACTGTCAACCTT ACATGTGCAGAACAATCAGCTATCTGGGACACTTGATGTGCTAGAAGATCTTCCCTTGAAAGATTT GAACGTAGAGAACAACCAGTTCTCAGGACCAATCCCAGAAAAGCTTCTCTCCATCCCAAAATTCCT AAGAGATGGCAACAAATTCACCATACCACCGGTCCCCGGCTTCTCTCCAACTCCAGGGACACCACCACCTCTCGTATCATCCACATCACCTCCTTCTCCAGAGCATGTGCCGGCACCACCAGCTGCAGTGATTTCTGGTTCACACCCTCCCATATATGTGATTCCAGCTACTCCACAGGATGCCCCTCCGAGACACAAGAACAAGGTGTCACCGGCGAAAGCCGCCGGGTTCAGTATCCTCGCCGCCGGTTCATTGAGCATTACTGTGGTTGCGATCGTGTTCACGGTATCAAAATGGCGCCAGAAGAGATCTCTTCGTGTACGATACCTGAGGGGTGTTGAGATGAGCACGCAGAGTTGGGTGAGAGAGCCTCCTACAGTGAGTGCAGTTGCCAAACCAGAGAGAGAACGTCATTCAg GTGCTGAAGGGAAGATTGATTGGCCTCCAAAAGATTATGTTAAGGCGCCAGGATCATCAATACACCCATCTTTCAAGAACAGCAGCAAGGACATTATTGTGCCCGATAAGAATGTTCAGGGAAGTTCAGAAGGTCCAACTCAGCAATTTCCTTTCACATTCTTTACTGTTGCATCCTTGCAGCAACACACCAACAGTTTCAGCGATCAGAATCTGATCAGGGAGACCTGTTTCGGTAAAATTTACCTAGCAGATCACCCAGGAAGCAAG TTTTCAGTGCTGAAGCTTGGCGGTGACACTGCTAAAATGCCGGCGGCTGAATTCCTGAAGATTGTTCAGGAAATCTCCGAGCTCCGGCACCCCAACGTCGAAGAACTTGTGGGTTGCTGCGTGGATCACGGCCAGAGATTACTCGTCTACAAGCACCTCAGTGACAGCACTCTGAATGACATGATGCAGTTCGAGCACCGGGCGTCTGATCCAGCAGAGACGCTTTCCTGGGATGCCCGGATAGCTGTCGCCCTTGAAGCTGCAACAGCACTGGA GTATCTTCATGAGGAGAGCCACAAGCAGGTGGTTCACCGGCATTTCAGGCCCGAACACATCCTGATCGACGGCGAGCTCCGGGTGTCCGTGTCCGGAATCGGTCTTGCTCCATTTGTCCCACAG CTGTCCGACTACTGCGGCGCCACGATGAGCTACGAGCCGCCGGAAGCGGCGTGGACGGCCAAGGGCGACGTCTTCAGCTTCGGCGTCGTGATGCTGCAGCTCCTCACCGGCCGCAAGCCCTACGACAG CTCGCGGGCGCGGGGCGAGCGGCACCTGGTGCCGTGGGCGAGCCCGCGGCTGCACGACCTCGCCGCGCTGGGAAAGATGGCCGACCCGCGCCTTGGCGCGCCGCCGGTCAGGTCGTTGTCGCTGTCGCGCTTCGCCGACATCATCGGCCGGTGCATACAG CAAGAGGCGGAGTTCCGGCCCGCCATGTCGCAGGTGGCGCAGGACCTGCGGCGGGCGCTGGAGGacgcgcgcgcggaggcggggAGTGGCGGCGCTGCACAAGCTTAG
- the LOC120647924 gene encoding uncharacterized protein LOC120647924: protein MAGWSSLPGDLVNLVADRLLTTSDLDSYMDLRAVCHGWRSATADPRKSPREPRFRPRDWVTLGEAHQSDGARLFVNAATGRFVRKDLRPVFQSYFLLVAGAGGGSLVLAGGSSPHAACLLNPFTGSFVQFAAPVPPELELELKVAAHVIGGSSPKLILLRVGADNTTIYWADPNSGSFNVFKQNHCDSRLAGQALVGGIYAAGLELEQHGSPPSTLLHPTVSKIMGLVKTRPPLTNDYFSSNATLAWRNCFLVESAGEILICFVLRRWPKVYMEVFKMATGSNALEQVKSIGNRAIFVGARRSLSVDADKFASVEANCIYYVHGSSSSYHVYNLEDEEEVRGGGAFVELHHRTFSMKACPSVVQLLCRYTSNVEHSQLGLELLRQRLREWDISMQDCAYH, encoded by the coding sequence ATGGCGGGCTGGTCGTCGCTCCCGGGGGACCTCGTCAacctcgtcgccgaccgcctCCTCACCACCAGCGACCTCGATTCCTACATGGACCTCCGCGCCGTCTGCCACGGCTGGCGGTCCGCCACCGCCGACCCTAGGAAGAGTCCGCGCGAGCCGCGCTTCCGGCCGCGCGACTGGGTCACGCTCGGCGAGGCCCACCAGAGCGACGGCGCGCGGCTCTTCGTgaacgccgccaccggccgcttCGTCCGCAAGGACCTTCGCCCGGTGTTCCAGAGCTACTtcctgctcgtcgccggcgccggcggcggctcgctcGTCCTCGCCGGGGGAAGCTCGCCGCACGCCGCGTGCCTCCTCAACCCTTTCACGGGCTCCTTTGTCCAGTTCGCGGCGCCAGTGCCTCCCGAGTTGGAGTTGGAGCTCAAGGTTGCTGCTCACGTGATCGGCGGCTCTTCGCCGAAGCTCATCCTGCTCAGAGTAGGTGCCGATAATACTACCATATACTGGGCTGATCCCAACAGCGGAAGTTTCAACGTGTTCAAGCAGAATCACTGCGACTCTCGTTTGGCCGGCCAGGCCCTCGTCGGCGGCATCTACGCCGCCGGCCTTGAGCTCGAGCAGCATGgatcgccgccgtcgacgctTCTCCATCCCACGGTCAGCAAGatcatgggtctggtgaagacGAGGCCGCCGCTCACCAACGATTACTTCTCGAGCAATGCAACATTGGCATGGAGGAATTGTTTCCTCGTGGAATCGGCAGGAGAAATCCTCATCTGTTTCGTGCTGCGCCGCTGGCCGAAGGTTTACATGGAGGTTTTCAAGATGGCCACCGGGAGCAATGCGCTTGAACAGGTGAAGAGCATAGGCAACCGTGCCATCTTTGTCGGTGCTCGCAGGTCCCTCTCCGTCGATGCCGACAAGTTCGCGTCCGTCGAAGCTAACTGCATCTACTACGTCCATGGCTCCTCGTCCTCCTACCACGTCTACAACCTCGAGGACGAGGAAGAAGTGAGGGGCGGTGGGGCCTTTGTTGAGTTACACCACCGCACTTTTAGCATGAAGGCTTGCCCTAGTGTCGTTCAGCTTCTTTGCCGTTACACATCTAATGTCGAGCACTCCCAGCTTGGGTTGGAGCTGCTGCGTCAACGGTTGCGTGAATGGGATATTAGCATGCAAGATTGTGCATATCACTAA